The sequence TTTGTGTTTTCTTTAAAAATGTTCTTGCTTTTTAGTCGATGAAAGAATATAATCAAACCAAAATGAACATACTCGAACATTTAAAAGAACATTAACGAACGAAAGAGGTGATAATGCCTTGTTTCAAGTAGAGCGTCAGGAAAAAATCGTGCAAATCTTAGAAGAGCGTCCACGGGTGACCGTGGAGGAGCTGGCGAAGCAGCTGGGCGTCACCGCTATGACCATCCGCAGGGATTTGAAATACCTGGAGAGCGTGCAGATTGTCAGCCGGACCTTTGGCGGCGCGGTGTTGAAATCAAAGCTGACTTTGGAACTGCCGCGGCAAGAAAAAGAGATGCAGCGTCAGGCGGAAAAAGAGCGTATTGGTCAGGCGGCGACGGCTCTGGTGGAAGAAGAGCAAACGGTATTGCTGGATGCGGGCACTACTACCATGGCGATTGCCAAAGAGTTGATTAAGAAGAAAAACTTGACCATTGTGACGACGGACGTGCTGATCGCGGCTTTTTTAGTGCAAAACAGTTCCTTTGCCATCTATTGCACAGGCGACCGCGTACAGAATGTGACCGGCTCTTGCATGGGTTCCCGGGCGATTGCCTTTTTAAAGGAAATCTATGCTGACATCGCTTTTGTAGGCGCCAGCTCGTTGGATGTGGAGCTGGGGATGAGCGGTCCCACTTTTGAAAAAGCGGAGTTGAAGAAAGAGATCATTCTTTCCGCGGAAAAAGTGATTCTGGTGGCTGACAGCAGCAAATTCAACCGGCGCAGTATCAATAAGATTTGCAGTTTGCAGGATTTTTCATTGATTATCAGCGATAAAGGCGTAGACGCAGAAACGGTGCAGCGCCTGCAAGAAAAAGGCGTAGCCTTGCAGCTGGTATAGATAGAAGTTAGCTTGAGCTTAGCGTAAGGAGAGAGACAGATGCCAAAGGTATTAATTGTGGGAGACGACATGACCGGGGTCAATTCCAGCGCGGTGCTGCTGTCCCGCCAGGGTTTGCGGTGCGCGACCTTTTTTGACCTGGACCTGTACACGCAGGAAGAGGGAGAAAATCTGGATGTGGTGGTTGTCAGTACCGACAGCCGCAGCATTGCAGCGCAGGAAGCCTATGACCGGGTAGATAAAGCCATGAAAAAGCTGTATGACAGCAGCGTGCAGCTGGTGAACAAACGTATGGACAGTACGCTGCGCGGCAATATCGGCCCGGAACTTAAAGCCATTCTCGACAATGTGCCCAAAGGAACGATGGCGTTGATGGTGCCGGTATTTCCTACGTCAGGACGCGTTTGTATTGGCGGTTATCTGATGGTCAATCAGGTGCCTTTGGAGCAGACCATTGTGGCCAAGGATCCCAAAAACCCCATTACTACGTCGAAAGTGGTGCCTCTGGTCGCTAAACAGATGGATGAGCCGGTTGGTTTCATCGAGCTCAGCACGGTGCTGCAGGGCTCGGAAGCGGTGAAGAAAGCCATTCTGCAGTACAATGATGAAGGCGTGCGCGTTGTAGTGATTGACGCTACGACCAATGAAACGGTGGCGGATATCGCCAAAGCCGCCAAGGAGACAGGACTGCCTATCGTGGCGGTGGATCCGGGGCCTTTCACCAGCGCCATGACGGCGGAAGTGGTGGAGATGGAAGAAGCCCGAGGGCAGAAGGTATTCTTGACTGTCGGCAGCGTCAGCGATAACACGCGGCGTCAGATGGAAGACATTCGCCTTAAGTATGCGCATCATCTGGTGAATGTATCGGTATTGGACTTGATCGATGACGCCAAGCGAGAAACGGAAATCGAGCGGGTAGTTCAAGAAATTTGCGTAAACCCGGATGCGTATGAAGTGCTGGGTGTTACCACCACTTGCTGGGAATGCGATGTTATCGACCTGGGAAAAGTGGCCGCAGAGAAGGGGACAACGCAGGACGAGATTTCTCAGCGCATTTCCAAAGGCTTGGCGCGCATTACCGTGCGGGTCATTGAAGAGCTGGGCGATTGTATTGGCGGCCTCTTTACCAGCGGTGGCGATGTGACCGTGGCGGTGTGCGATGCGCTGCAGGCCATCTGCATTGAAGTGAAAGATGAGATCTTGCCGCTAGCGGTGTATGGCCGTCTGCATAAAGGCATTTTTGATAAGCATCCCATTGTGACCAAAGGCGGTCTGATTGGCGATGATACTGCCATCAGTAAATGCGTGGACTATCTGTTGATTAAACTATCTAACGAAAGCTACGCAAAAAAGAACTAGAAAAGCACCAGGCTTTGAACAGGAGTGCCCAGAGTCGCGGGAGGGACCGCAGGAGGGTTACGAGCCAAAAGAGATTGCTTTGCTTCGCTCGCAATGACGTGTACGGCAGTCTTGTTGCCGTCGTTGCGAGGAGCGCAGCGACGCGGCAATCTCTTCGCTAGCGTGTTCTACTTGCTATTCTTTTGAAAAATCCGTAACTCTCTGCGTACCCTCCATTTACTCCATCTACTCCTGTTAAAAAATCTTTCGCAGCCCTCTTTCGTACCCTCCGGTTACTCCGGTTCTCTTGTTAGTCGTCTTTTAACTACTTTATTTTAAGGAGCTGTTTATTATGCAAAAACCGATTATTGCTATACCTATGGGCGATCCTGCTGGTGTGGGTCCTGAAATTATTGTGAAATCCTTGAATCTACCGGAAATCTACGAAACTTGCCGCCCCTTGGTCATTGGCGATGTATCCGTACTGGAGCAGGCCATGACGTTCTGCGGTATCAAGCTGGCTGTCCGCCGTGTGGAGGGTCCTCAAGACGGCAAGTATGAATTTGGTACTATCGACGTGATCGATTTGAACAATGTAGATGTCAAAGAGCTGCAAATCGGTAAAGTTCAGGCGCTGGCCGGCCGCGCCGCCTTTGAATACATCAAGAAATCCATTGACTTGGCCATGGCTAAGGAAGTGGACGCTTTGGCGACAACGCCGATCAACAAGGAATCGCTGAAAGCCGCCCATGTTAACTACATTGGCCATACGGAAATTTTGGAAGACCTCTCCAATACCAAGAATCCGCTGACCATGTTCCAGGTGTTTGACCTGCGCGTCTTCTTCTTGACTCGTCATGTGTCGCTGCGCCGCGCTTGCGAGCTGGTAACGACGGAGAGCATGTACGAGTTCATTCATCGCTGCGCCAAGGCTCTTGAGGTGCTGGGCGTGAAGAATCCTCGTCTGGCGGTGGCCGGTCTTAACCCGCACAGCGGCGAGCATGGCCTCTTCGGTGACGAGGAAGTGCGTGAAATCGAACCGGCTATTGCCAAAGCCCAAGTAGACGGTCTGAATGTCGTAGGCCCGGTAGCGGCGGACTCGGTGTTCCATTTCGCCTTGAAAGGCAGATATGACGCCGTGCTCTCCCTGTATCATGACCAAGGTCATATTGCGACCAAGATGGTAGACTTTGAACGCACCATTTCCATTACTAACAATATGCCGTTCCTGCGCACTTCTGTTGACCACGGTACGGCCCTGGATATTGCCGGCACAGGCAAGGTCAGCGAAGTCAGCATGGTAGAAGCCATTAAGCTGGCGGCGCAATACGCTCCCAATTTCAACAAGCAATAAGCGCTTGTTGGCTGTTTGCGGCGAATTGTTTTGGGGTATGAAGCATTCGCCGCGGAAGCCTTTTTATAAATCGGATATTCTTTTAGTACGATTAAGAAAGAAGGGTTAATGATGGATCCGACAGTAAGCATGCTTTCTGTTCTAGGTATTGCTATTTTAATGATTATTGTTTTAAGCATCAAATTCCGCATTCATGCCTTTATCTCTCTGTTGGCCGCTTGTTTTCTCATTGCTTTTGCTACGGGCATGCCTCTCGATAAAATTGGCAAGTCCATTGAAGTCGGGATGGGCGGTACCTTGGGTTTCTTGGCGCCGATCCTGGCGCTGGGCGCTATCATCGGCAAGATGATGGAAATTTCCGGGGGCGCTGAAAAGCTGTCTCGGACGCTGATCAATATTATCGGCAAAAGCCGTGCCGCTTGGGCGATGATGATTGTTGCCTATATCTGCGGTATTCCGGTTTTCTTGCAGGTAGGTATCGTACTTCTGACTCCGATTCTCTTTTGTGTTGTTAAGGAATCCAAACAGCCGCTTGTAAAAATCGCGCTGGCGATGACTACCGCCTTGACGGTTGTTCACTGCATCGTGCCGCCCCATCCGGCTGCCATGGCCATTGCGCTGGCTCTTAAGGCCGATGTGGGCAAGGTGATTTTCTACGGCCTCTTAGTTGGTTTGCCGGCAACTGCCTTGGCAGGTCCTGTTTATGGTCATTTCCTGTCGAAAAACAATGATCTGGAAGTTCCGGCACAATATAGTTGTGTGGAGCCGACTCCGGATGAAAAACTGCCGGCCTTCGGTATTACTCTCTTTACCATTTTGTTGCCGCTTCTGATGATGATCGGCAAAACCATTATCGAACTCGTAGGCGACAAGAACGCCGCTTACATGCCTATCGTTAACTTCCTGGGCAGCCCGATTACGGCGTTGTTCCTGGCGGCTATCCTATCTTACTATGTCATGGGTCTGAAACGCGGTTTCTCTTTGGGCGATTTGGCTAAGAAAACCGAATCCGCCATGGGTCCTATGGCTACGATTATTCTGGTTATCGGCGCTGCCGGCGCGTTCAACCGCGTCATCCTGGACAGCGGCATCGGCGATGTGCTTAAAGCGGTGCTGACGGCGATTCAAATCAGCCCGTTGATTATGGCCTGGGTTATTGCCATTGTTATGCGTTTTGCCATCGGCAGCGCGACTGTGGCGATGATGACCTCCGCCGGCTTTATTACCCCGGTTTTGGCGGCGTATCCTTCGCTGGACCCGGCGTTGGTGGCGATCGCGATTGGCGCTGGCGCTATCGGGGCATCTCACGTAACTGACCCCGGTTTCTGGTTTGTAAAGGAGTCTTTAGGAATTCCGATGAACAAAATGTTTACTATTTATACCGGATCGACGACCATTGCCGCTGTCATCGGCCTTGCAGGCACACTGATTTTGGCGGCCATTGTCGGCTAAATTTTATAAGCAGCCGGTCTGAGAGACGTAGAGAAATGGCCGGTATTATTCAAGAAACACCTGCTGCTATTGGCAGGTGTTTCTTGTTGACTTGTGTTTTGCGGCTTCTTTTTATAATATAGAAGAAGAAACTTTGTAACGGAGGATATAGGGCATGATTGAACAGGCAAGACAGGTACTGCGTATGGAGGCGGCGGCGATTGAAGCGCTCATTCCGCGCATTGACGAACAGTTTGTGCTGGCGGCGCAGATGATTTTGGAAACCAAGGGTCGACTCATTGTTACCGGCATGGGTAAGCCGGGACATGTGGGGCAGAAGATTACAGCAACTATGCTGAGTACAGGTACCCCCTCGTTTTTCCTGCATCCGGCGGAAGGCATTCATGGCGACTTGGGCATGGTGACGCAAGATGATATTGTTTTAGCCATTTCCAATAGCGGGGAAACCTCGGAAGTGATTAACATTTTGCCGTCGATTCGTCGTATTGGCGCTAAAATCATTGCAATTTGCGGTAATGCTC comes from Anaeromusa acidaminophila DSM 3853 and encodes:
- a CDS encoding DeoR/GlpR family DNA-binding transcription regulator; the encoded protein is MFQVERQEKIVQILEERPRVTVEELAKQLGVTAMTIRRDLKYLESVQIVSRTFGGAVLKSKLTLELPRQEKEMQRQAEKERIGQAATALVEEEQTVLLDAGTTTMAIAKELIKKKNLTIVTTDVLIAAFLVQNSSFAIYCTGDRVQNVTGSCMGSRAIAFLKEIYADIAFVGASSLDVELGMSGPTFEKAELKKEIILSAEKVILVADSSKFNRRSINKICSLQDFSLIISDKGVDAETVQRLQEKGVALQLV
- a CDS encoding four-carbon acid sugar kinase family protein; this translates as MPKVLIVGDDMTGVNSSAVLLSRQGLRCATFFDLDLYTQEEGENLDVVVVSTDSRSIAAQEAYDRVDKAMKKLYDSSVQLVNKRMDSTLRGNIGPELKAILDNVPKGTMALMVPVFPTSGRVCIGGYLMVNQVPLEQTIVAKDPKNPITTSKVVPLVAKQMDEPVGFIELSTVLQGSEAVKKAILQYNDEGVRVVVIDATTNETVADIAKAAKETGLPIVAVDPGPFTSAMTAEVVEMEEARGQKVFLTVGSVSDNTRRQMEDIRLKYAHHLVNVSVLDLIDDAKRETEIERVVQEICVNPDAYEVLGVTTTCWECDVIDLGKVAAEKGTTQDEISQRISKGLARITVRVIEELGDCIGGLFTSGGDVTVAVCDALQAICIEVKDEILPLAVYGRLHKGIFDKHPIVTKGGLIGDDTAISKCVDYLLIKLSNESYAKKN
- the pdxA gene encoding 4-hydroxythreonine-4-phosphate dehydrogenase PdxA, with protein sequence MQKPIIAIPMGDPAGVGPEIIVKSLNLPEIYETCRPLVIGDVSVLEQAMTFCGIKLAVRRVEGPQDGKYEFGTIDVIDLNNVDVKELQIGKVQALAGRAAFEYIKKSIDLAMAKEVDALATTPINKESLKAAHVNYIGHTEILEDLSNTKNPLTMFQVFDLRVFFLTRHVSLRRACELVTTESMYEFIHRCAKALEVLGVKNPRLAVAGLNPHSGEHGLFGDEEVREIEPAIAKAQVDGLNVVGPVAADSVFHFALKGRYDAVLSLYHDQGHIATKMVDFERTISITNNMPFLRTSVDHGTALDIAGTGKVSEVSMVEAIKLAAQYAPNFNKQ
- a CDS encoding gluconate:H+ symporter, yielding MDPTVSMLSVLGIAILMIIVLSIKFRIHAFISLLAACFLIAFATGMPLDKIGKSIEVGMGGTLGFLAPILALGAIIGKMMEISGGAEKLSRTLINIIGKSRAAWAMMIVAYICGIPVFLQVGIVLLTPILFCVVKESKQPLVKIALAMTTALTVVHCIVPPHPAAMAIALALKADVGKVIFYGLLVGLPATALAGPVYGHFLSKNNDLEVPAQYSCVEPTPDEKLPAFGITLFTILLPLLMMIGKTIIELVGDKNAAYMPIVNFLGSPITALFLAAILSYYVMGLKRGFSLGDLAKKTESAMGPMATIILVIGAAGAFNRVILDSGIGDVLKAVLTAIQISPLIMAWVIAIVMRFAIGSATVAMMTSAGFITPVLAAYPSLDPALVAIAIGAGAIGASHVTDPGFWFVKESLGIPMNKMFTIYTGSTTIAAVIGLAGTLILAAIVG